Proteins encoded in a region of the Rutidosis leptorrhynchoides isolate AG116_Rl617_1_P2 chromosome 9, CSIRO_AGI_Rlap_v1, whole genome shotgun sequence genome:
- the LOC139865749 gene encoding pentatricopeptide repeat-containing protein At1g51965, mitochondrial-like has product MNNCHLIIRRGYATRYSGRVITEMDNGRSFAVEVRVPNIQQLDPRGYALPRRDLICKIVNILQSKSSPNPFIELSEYLQTLTVTLTVSEASEILKSLHSSSLALQFFRFCPSSIPKFRHDCFTYNRIIQILAKSASPDRFDSVRRVVDEMERAHVRGNISTVNILIGIFSGGEDLDRCLRLVKQWELKMNRYTYKCILQAHLRARDSNKGYEVYQEMKRKGYEPDIFAYNMLLDALAKDEKIDEANKVFEDMKRKHCEPDEYTYTIMIRMIGKNGKPDDAIRIFQEMLSKNLAPNLIAYNTIIQVLAMNRMVDKTIYLFSKMVENGCRPNEFTFSIILNVLVSEGQLGRLDEVVEISKEYMNKGIYTYLVRTLNKLGHSSEAHRLFCYMWNFHDSGDKDAYLSMLESLCKEGKFTEAMDFLSKIHEKGISSDTIMYNTVFTALGKSKEISHILDLYEKMKKDGPLPDIFTYNILISSFGRSGRVGEAVKIFDELENSDCKPDIISYNSLINCLGKNGDVEEAHMRFKEMEEKGLNPDVVTYSTLIECFGKSDRVEMACRLFDQMLNEGCCPNIVTYNILLDCFERCGRTGEAVDLYAKLKEQGLTPDSITYSILERLQSGSQRKFRSRRQNPITGWVVSPLR; this is encoded by the exons ATGAACAATTGCCACCTCATCATCCGCCGTGGCTACGCCACCAGGTACAGTGGCAGAGTAATCACCGAAATGGACAACGGCCGTTCATTCGCCGTCGAAGTCCGTGTCCCAAACATTCAACAACTTGATCCTAGAGGCTATGCGTTACCTCGCCGTGACCTAATCTGTAAAATCGTCAACATTTTACAATCCAAATCATCACCAAATCCTTTCATCGAACTATCAGAATATTTACAAACCCTAACTGTAACCCTAACCGTTTCCGAAGCATCCGAAATCCTAAAATCTCTTCACTCTTCATCACTCGCGCTTCAGTTTTTTCGATTCTGTCCTTCCTCAATCCCTAAATTTCGTCATGATTGCTTCACGTACAATCGGATTATACAAATTCTTGCCAAGTCAGCATCGCCTGATCGGTTCGACTCTGTTCGTCGGGTTGTTGATGAGATGGAGCGGGCCCACGTCCGTGGAAATATCTCAACGGTTAATATTTTGATTGGGATATTTAGTGGTGGTGAAGATTTGGATCGGTGTTTAAGGTTGGTTAAACAATGGGAGCTTAAGATGAATCGTTATACGTATAAGTGTATTCTTCAAGCTCATTTAAGAGCTCGTGATTCAAATAAAGGATATGAAGTTTATCAAGAGATGAAAAGGAAAGGATATGAACCGGATATTTTTGCTTACAATATGTTACTTGATGCTCTTGCCAAAGATGAAAAG ATTGATGAGGCGAACAAGGTGTTTGAAGATATGAAGAGAAAACATTGCGAGCCAGATGAATATACATACACGATTATGATACGAATGATTGGAAAAAATGGGAAGCCCGATGATGCAATAAGAATATTTCAAGAAATGTTATCAAAGAACTTAGCGCCAAATTTAATTGCTTACAATACAATTATTCAGGTGCTTGCTATGAACCGAATGGTTGACAAGACTATATACCTTTTCTCGAAAATGGTAGAAAACGGTTGTCGGCCAAATGAATTTACTTTCAGTATCATTTTAAATGTTTTGGTTTCAGAAGGACAACTTGGTAGACTAGATGAAGTTGTGGAAATATCAAAAGAGTATATGAACAAGGGTATATATACGTATCTTGTACGTACACTTAATAAACTAGGTCATTCTAGTGAAGCTCATCGTCTATTTTGTTATATGTGGAACTTTCATGATAGTGGAGATAAAGATGCGTATCTATCGATGTTGGAAAGTTTATGTAAAGAAGGTAAATTTACAGAAGCTATGGATTTTTTAAGTAAGATTCATGAAAAGGGGATAAGTTCGGATACGATTATGTATAACACTGTGTTTACTGCACTCGGGAAATCAAAAGAAATATCCCATATTCTTGATTTGTACGAAAAAATGAAAAAAGATGGACCTTTACCAGATATATTTACTTACAATATACTGATATCGAGTTTTGGAAGAAGTGGACGAGTTGGTGAAGCTGTTAAGATCTTTGATGAGCTGGAAAATAGTGATTGTAAGCCTGATATTATTTCATATAATTCTTTAATTAATTGTTTAGGCAAAAATGGTGATGTTGAAGAAGCTCATATGAGGTTTAAAGAGATGGAAGAAAAGGGTTTGAATCCTGATGTTGTAACTTACAGTACACTTATCGAGTGTTTTGGAAAATCAGATAGAGTTGAAATGGCTTGTAGATTGTTTGATCAAATGCTTAATGAAGGGTGTTGTCCGAATATTGTTACGTATAATATATTATTAGATTGTTTTGAAAGATGTGGGCGAACTGGTGAAGCTGTTGATTTGTATGCAAAGCTTAAAGAACAGGGTTTAACACCAGATTCGATTACTTACTCGATTCTTGAACGTTTACAAAGTGGTTCTCAGAGGAAATTTAGAAGTAGGAGACAAAATCCGATTACTGGTTGGGTTGTTAGTCCTTTAAGATGA